The Oecophyllibacter saccharovorans sequence ATTGCTGGAGATAGGTGGAAACAGACATGAGAGAGGCTGAAACTCCTTAGGATTGAAGAAGGTCGAAAGTGCGGAAAAGCGTGTTTTCCTGACCGACCCGGCCGCAGGGGGCTGAATGAAAAATCCAAATGGGGGATTCTACCATGCAAAGTTCTGGTGGAGATAGGCTGGGCGCGGGAAAAGGGCAGCTGTCCTGATAACTGTTACGGCGGGGCGCAGACAAGGATTTTTTCTGTAAAAAAGACTGGGAGGGCTGGACGGGAAGCACAGGATTTTTTAGAAACTTACTCGCTGTGTGGCGGATGTAGCTCAGTTGGTAGAGCGCCGGTTTGTGGTACCGGTTGTCGCGGGTTCGATCCCCGTCATTCGCCCCAGCGCCCTTCCTGAAAAAACGCTGTAAATCGTGCCACGGCTTGGTATAGTTTTCACATAACTATCCCAGTCGGGATAAATGTGCGGACGGTCCATGAGGGCCTGGTTGCACGTTTCTTCCCGCGCCTGGCCCATCAAGCATCCGGGTCCAGGTCTTTTACCGGCAGATCAGGGAGAAATATCATGACAACCGGAAAATCTGAAAAGACTGTGGCTCTTCAGAACCGCAAAAGCCTGGGCAAGGTGTTGGGCATGGCCGTGCTCTCCGCCGGACTGCTGGGTGGACTTGCAGCCTGCAATGATTCATCGGAAACCCCGAAAAGCACCACGGCCAGCTCGGCAGCGGGTTCCACTTCGGCCACGCCCATGATCGGCGGTCATCCCAATCCTGCCGCCGCTTATTGCGCTCAGGTCGGCGGCACGCCTGTCATCCGCACGGCCCAGGATGGCAGCCAGAGCGGCCAGTGCCGCCTGCCGGACGGTCGGATGGTTGATGAATGGCAGCTCTTTCGTCAGGCACACGCCAATAATCCCTGATCCTGCACGCCTGGTGCCGGAGATGTGAAAGCCCGGCGCCAGTCCTGATCCCTTTACTTGTGAGACAGGTTGAAAAGGCCTAGTTTTCAGGGGCAGTCTTTATCCGGGGAGGCACGATATGGCAGGGATTTACAGGCGCGGCCGTTGGTTCGTCGAATTGGACGGACATGAAGAGCGCCGTGGTTGGGTGGTCTATGATCTGGCACGCTTTCCCTATGAAGCCGCCTATCTGCTGACCCCAAGGCGTGCTTCAGGGGATCTGAATCTGGCGCCTGCCACGATGCGGCCACGTCCGGCCGAAAATGCCCAGGATGTTACCGATCTTCTGGGACTGGCGCGTTCCATCGCGGTGGAGCGGCTTGCCGGGCTGCGTCGTTACCGCGCTGAAGCGCTGAGCCGTGTTCCGCGCTCAACTGCCTGGGGAACGCTGGTCATCCGGCAACGGCGCTTCTGAGCGCTGTTTCCTGGTCTTATCAAAGACCACAGCTTTCAGGGCTGGAAAGGAAGAATTCCCTTTCCAGCCCTTTTTGTCAGCTGTTTCCGAAACCCCTTAAATCTGTGGAGCTCAGCGATCAGGCAGGCTGGTCGTCAGGGCGGTAAGGTGCAGGGCGTCAAACAGTGCTTCGGGAGCGCTGTTGAGCGGAAGATTGTGCAGATCATCCAGCGTGAGGGCGCCGAAAGCGACTTTCAGGGTACGGTTCTGGGGATTGAGCAGGTAGTCGGCCAAGGGGGCCAGCAGGGGCCTGGTCAAAGCGAGCTGGTTCAAGGTCGTTACCAGGCTGTGCCTGATTTCACTGGCCGGCATGTCGGGCTGGCGGAACTGCAGGGCCAGCATGATGAGATCGATCAGCCGGTCCCCTCTTTCTGAAATGACAAGCGAAGAGATCCGGCTCTGACGTGCGAAAGCCGCTTTCTCAGCTCTTCGAGCCACGTCTTCAGGGGCCAGGAAGAAGCCTGGCAGCCGGGCAGGCGCCTGTGTCTGTGCCTCGACCACAATCTCGCCGGCCTCCCTGACATTGAGGCGCAGTGAGACGTCACTGCTCCATTGCCCGTTTCTCCCTTCAGGAAGTGTGCTCAGCTCAGAAAAACGCAATGTGCTGGCAGCCCCGTTGACCGGGAAAGGCAGGGGTGTGTTGCTGCGGAAATGAAACCCGCGGACCTGCGCCTCGGTTCGCAGATTTGCAGCTTCCTGGCGCCGGATGGCGATCATGTGGTCCACCCCGAACTGTGGCGCGTCTGGTTCTGTGCCGAAACGCAGTTTCAGTCCTCCCCAGCTCAGATTGCCGGGATCGGTCCAGAGAACCTGCGCCGGCGCCTGCCAGAACCTGCGCGCCAGGTGGAAATCGCCGCGGAAAGGGTGCTTGAGCAGGTGCATTTCACCGTCACGCAGGGTGAACCAGTCCAGATGCAGCTGAAAAGGGCGATTGGGCGCTGCTTGGAGCGCGTTTTCAGAGGGCAGGGCAGCGACTGGCGTGGGCGGGACGGCAGATTGATTGGCCCTCGGCTGACCGAGACTAGGCTGACTGATGCCGGGCTGGCCGAGCAGCAGGGGCAGGGAAACCGGACTCAGCTGCGCCAGGGAAGTGAGCCGTGCCGTGGCGGTGAGGTCAAGTCCGTCGAGCTGGGCCTGCACGCGCGTGCCCACGCCGTAACCTTCCAGTGCAAAATCTTTCAGAGTGAGGGTTCTCAACGCGAAGGGGGCGGGCATTTCTGCAGGCCGGGTTGCAGAGGGAGCGTTATCAGTAAAGGTGACAGCCGCCTGCAGGAGCTGCAGGCGGCTGAACTGCAGGGTTGCAAGGCGCGCGGGGTCAAAGCGCATCACTTCCGCCAGGGACTGCATGCTGGCCGTGGCCTGGTCGCTTTCCTCAAGGAGGGGCCTGCCGGCAGGAATGAGCAGATGCTGAAAATAGATCCGCTCCAGACTCAGCTGGAGCTGGGGCGTGCCGTAATCGGCATCCTTGAGCAGCAGGCTGCTGAGGCTGAGCTGGCCATGGGTAAGATATTGCGGGTGTCCCAGCCTGATGACGCGGGCGTGAAAGGCGCGCCTGCCCTGACGGAAGGTCACATCATGCAGGGTGACGCCACGCACCAGAAAAGAAGGGCGCGCCCGGCGGTAGGTAAAGGTCGTTCCGGGCGGCAGGGCGGCGATGAAACGCTCCAGCGCATGTGTCACTGAAAGGGTGGCGACACGGTAGACCCCCAGGGCCGCCACAGAGCCGGTGATGAGAAGGAGACAGAGAATCAGCCAGAGACGTTTCACGGAGCTTTGGCACCTTTCCTGAAAGCAGCCAGCCGGCATGCGGTCGATAGCGGGCAGATCGTGGCGGGACGGAACCGGACAGGACCCCGCCGTTACCCATGGGCAGTAAGCAAGCTTGGAAGACGTGCCGCCCTCCATCCGGCTCAATTCTCTCTGCCCCATCTTCTCTGATAGCCTCATGTGGCTGAACGCGCCAAGTTTTCCGCGCTTCTCCGGCCGGCCAGGCGGATCCCCCAGGGTTCTGGACTAAGCCAGCCGGGAACAGAAATTCTTTTCTGCCGGCTTTGGAAACAACGCTGAAAAATTTACGGTATCTGGATACCGCAAACGAAAATCGGCAGTTTTTCGCCGGTTTGTGCGAGAGGGCTGGTTAAATTCAGGCTTGACGGATAATGGTTCTGCCGCAATAAGAAACGCCACTTCCCTTTCGCCTGTTCTGGCGCATCTCTTCCTGCTTGTCGCATGAGACGCGAAGCGGAAAAAGATCCGGACAGGCTGGTTCACTGGCGTTGTGTGTTGACGCGACGCCGCAAGTCTGGAAACGGCACTGATAGAATGTCAATGACGAAGACAACGGTTTCGCTGAAACCGGCCGAGGTGAAGCGCGACTGGATCCTGATCGACGCCGAAGGGCTCGTTCTGGGCCGCCTCGCCTCTCTGATCGCAGCCCGCCTGCGCGGCAAGAACAAGCCCCAGTTCACCCCGAACGTGGATTGCGGCGATGCCATCGTGGTGATCAACGCCGAAAAGGTGGCGCTGACCGGCAACAAGGTCGGCCAGAAGCTCTTTCATTACCACACCGGCTATCCGGGCGGCATCAAGGAGCGCACCATCACGCAGCGTCTTCAGGGCCATCACCCTGACCACGTTGTGCGCAAAGCGGTTGAACGCATGATTTCCCGCGGCCCGCTGCAGCGCCAGCAGATGAAGAATCTGTACGTTTATGCTGGCGACAAGCATCCCCATGAAGGGCAGAATCCCAAGAAGCTGGATGTTGCCGCCCTCAACCGCAAAAACACCCTGAGCAAGGCGTAAGGATCCGCATCATGTCAGAGACTCAAGAGCGCAACGCCGCTGCCGAGCGCACCGGAACGCTGCAGGATCTCGCCGGTGTGTCCGAGATCGTCGTCAACACCGCCCCGGTTCATGAAGTCAAGCGCGATGCCCAGGGCCGCTCCTATGCGACCGGGCGCCGCAAGGACGCCGTGGCCCGCGTCTGGATCAAGCCCGGTAAAGGCGACATCGTGGTCAATGGCCGCCCGGTCACGGACTACTTCGCCCGTCCCGTGCTGCGCATGCTGCTGACCCAGCCCTTCCTGGTGGTGGACCGCTACAACCAGTTCGACGTGTTCTGCACTGTCAAAGGTGGTGGGCTCTCCGGCCAGGCTGGCGCGCTGCGTCACGGCATTTCCCGTGCACTAACCTATTACGAGCCTGAACTGCGCGGCATCCTCAAGGCTGCCGGCTTCCTCACCCGTGACAGCCGTGTGGTTGAACGCAAGAAATACGGTCGTGCTAAGGCCCGTCGTTCCTTCCAGTTCTCCAAGCGCTGATCGCTTCTGCAAAAGCAGGGTATTCAGGCAGTTTTTCAGGGCTCCCGGTGGCATCAAGGCTGCCGGGAGCTTTGTTTTTGCGGTATTGTCAGTATTGATTTGATTATTGTTCTGAGTGTTTCTGCGGTATTGCCGGTCAAGGTCTGCCATCACGGATCAGGCGCCTGCCAGGCGTTTCGGGCGTGAGAGCGCAACTGGCTGCCGGATGAATTACGGGAAGGGGCCATGGCTTTATTCAAAATTGAAAGAACTTCCAGTCCCACGCCGGCCGAGGCGCGCCGCCGCCTGTTGGGGCTGCCTGGCTTCGGCCAGGTCTTTACCGATCACATGGCATTGATCAGCTATTCGGATGACCAGGGCTGGCATGATGCGAAAATCACCGCGCGCCGCCCTTTCCAGGTCGATCCGGCTTCCCCCGTATTTCACTACGGACAGGAGATCTTCGAAGGCCTCAAGGCCTATCACCATGCGCCCCGTGAGGGTGAGAAGGGGGTGGCTCTTTTCCGGCCTGATGCGAATGCACGGCGTTTCAAGGCTTCTGCGCGCCGCCTGGCCATGCCGGAACTTCCCGAAGAACTGTTCCTCCAGGCCCTGGAAGAACTTTTGAAAGTGGAAAAGGACTGGATTCCCGAGGGGGAAGGGCACAGCCTGTACCTGCGCCCCTTCATGATATCCGATGGGGCTTTCCTCGGCGTCAAACCGGCCAATAACTATGTGTTCTGCGTTCTCGCCTCGCCAGCCGGCAGCTATTTCAGCAAGGGTGCCGTGTCGGTCTGGGTGTCGGAGAACTATACCCGTGCTGCGCCGGGCGGCACGGGTGAGGCCAAATGCGGCGGTAATTATGCCGGCAGTCTTGTTGCCCAGCAGGAAGCGAAGAGGCAGGGCTGCGATCAGGTTTTGTTTCTTGATTCGGCCAATCGCCGTTATGTCGAGGAGATGGGGGGGATGAATGTCATGTTCGTCCATCGCGACGGCCATGTATCCACCCCGCCGCTGAATGGCACCATCCTGCGCGGCATCACGCGTGACAGCCTTCTCAGGCTGGGGCGTGAGATGGGCATTGAGATGCGGGAAGAACCCGTTGATATCGAAGAGGTGTTTAAAGGGGCCCGCTCCGGTGAAATTGTCGAGGCTTTCGCCTGCGGCACGGCCGCAGCGCTTTCTCCGATCGGCAGCTTCAGGCGTCCTGGCGGCGAGGTGAAATTCGGTGATGGCAACACCCCCGGTCCCGTCACGCTGAAGCTGCGCGAGAAGCTGACCGGGCTGCAGCGTGGCAGATACCCCGATCCGTTCGGTTGGGTGCAGCCGGTTGCGCTGGATTGACGCTTCTGGCGGGTTCTAGTCGGGAGCCTGTACATTTTTATCAGCGTTCGGGAAACGTTTCAGCCGTGTGCAGGCTTCCTGCCAGTCGGCAGGCGTGTCGATGTCCAATCCCAGCTCGGGTGCTTCAATGACCGCCGGGGGTTCCAGCCAGAGATTGCGGAATCCCTGGTCTCCGCGCAAGTGCCCGGCCCGTGCGCAGGTGTCGGGGGTCAGACAGGCCGGCACGCCTTGCGGGGGCCTGCGCTGCAGGCCGTTTTCAGGCGTCTGTGCAGGGGGACCATAACCTGTCACCACATTCCGCCAGCCTCCTGTTCCTTGCCGGCTGGCTTTCAGCAGGGCCTGAAGATGGGCTGGGGTCAGAAAAGGCTGATCCGTCATCGCTACCAGGACCGGCCCCTGCGTGGTGAAACCGCTGCGGGCCAGCTGCCCCAGACCAGCCTGCAGGGAGGAAGCCAGGCCTGCCTGCCAGTCAGAATTATACGCTTCCTGCCAGTTCAGCCCGCTCAGGGCGTGGCGGACTTCACAATGGTGCGCGCCGGTCACGACCACGAAGGTTTCAGGCTGCGTGCCGGCAAGAATTTGCGCTACCTGCCGGACCAGAGGTTGACCGTGCCAGGGAAGAAGCTGTTTGGGTCGTCCGAGTCGGGTGCTGCCGCCAGCCGCCAGCAGAAGCACGGCATGGGGGTGGGAGGTCATGGCGCCTTAACGTCAGACGGGTCGGAGCTGTCGGGCGCGTAGCCTGCCTGAAAGACCGGTGCGTATTGCAGGACTTCCGCCAGAATGGAGAGTGCGATGCCGCTTGGCGTCCGACTGGCGAGGGGAAGGCCTGCAGGCAGGTGGAGCCGTGCCAGCTGGGCTGGAGAAAACCCCTCATGTCTCAGGCGTTCCATCCGTGCCGGGATGCGCGACTTGCTGCCCAGCAATCCGATGCAGAAAGCGTTTGAAGCCAAGGCCTGGCAGGTGACGCTGTGATCGGTCTCCGCGTCATGTGAGAGGCTGTAGACCGCCGTCCATGGATCAGGCGCCAGCTCGGCCAGCGATTGGGACAGCGGACGGCGGTCATAGCTGTGGGCTGCCAGAAAAGCCGGGGGATGGCTGGGGCCATGGGGACGCAGGAGATGCACCTGCAGCCCGAAGAAAGGAGCGAGCTTCGCCAGGGCCAAGGTGATCGGATCGCCGCCGACCAGGACAAGGCGGAGCGGTGGCGGAACGAAGCGCAGAAAAGGCGTTGTTGAGGAGGGGCTGCGTCCAGAAGAGGGGTGTGGGGCCAGCTCGGCAGCCTCCGGATGAGGCAGGGCCTTCCAGGACATACGGCCATTGCCGAGGTCTGTTCTGACAACCAGCTGCAGCCGATCGCGCGCCGCTGTTTCATGGGCTTGCGTGTAAGCGGCGATATCGTGGAGCTCGCGGACGTAAATGCCGATTCGCCCGCCGCAGGCCAGCTGAAGGTCCATAACCGGGCTTCCTGCGCCATAATCCAGAAGCTGCGGCTTGCGTGTCTGAAGAACGTTCAGAGCTTCTGTTGCGACCGCGCCTTCCACACAGCCACCGGAGACATAACCGACCACCTCACCGGAGCTGCTGATAGCCATTTCGCTGCCGAGCGGTCGGGGGGAAGGTCCCTGGATCGAGACCAGAGTGGCAAGGGCTGCACGTTTGCCTGCCTGTTGCCAGCTGCGCAGGACTGGCACCACATCATCGACCAGCCCGTATTCCGGCCAGTCCGGCAGAAGGGGGGTCGGCGGGTGAAGTGTTTTCTGGACCTCTCCGGTCACAAAACGTATCCTTGTAAAGAAACTTTATGAAAAGCCTGGATGAAAAAGTCCGGAGGCTGGGGTAGAGAGACAGCATCTGATCGCTTCTGTGCGTCCGTGCCCGCATGATACGCCCTTCAGGCAGCTCAAGGAAACAGGACGGCGCGCGGCTGGTATTTCCACGCGTATCCTGCTCATGCGCTTCTCTTTACTAACGCTGCCTCATTTGGATTTGGCGGCAGAGGGGAGGCAGGCAGGGCGGGGGGACAATCCCGGCGAAACATGGCGCGTGATCAGGAAGGGGCTTTTTGCGTCTCCTTCGCTGATCAAGGTAGGCATTGAGCAAGGTAGGAACACGGCGTGGCAGCTCTGACAGTGGCGCAAGCGGAAGAATGCATCCTGGCGCATGCGGGAGATTTCGGAACGGAATGCCTGCCGCTTGGGCAGGCGGCCGGTCGCCTGCTGCGCCAGGAAGTCCGTGCCGAGCGTGACCAGCCGCCTTATGACCGCGTGATGATGGACGGGATCGCCTGCCGGGCCAAGGCCGCCTTCCCCCTGACCTGCACAGGCCTGCAGGGCGCGGGCCAGGCGCCGCAATCGCTGCCTGAGGGAAACACCTGCATTGAGATCATGACCGGGGCGGTTCTGCCGCACGGGGCTGATTGCGTGGTGCCGGTGGAGCGCCTGAGGCGTGAGGGAGACCAGATTTCCCTGCAGCCTGATACGCCACAGGAAGTGGGTCAGTTCATCCACCCGCGGGGCGCTGATTGCCGCCAGGGCGTAGTACTCCTGCGCCCGGGGCAGTATCTGGGCGGTCCGGCCCTGGCTGTGCTGGCGGCCAACGGGGTCTCTCAGGTTCAGGTCGGGCGTCTGCCTTCCGTGGGCATCATCTCCACAGGCGATGAGCTGGTGGCAGTTGATGCGCCGGTTGAGGCCTGGCAGATCCGCCGTTCCAACGATATC is a genomic window containing:
- a CDS encoding putative hemolysin — encoded protein: MTTGKSEKTVALQNRKSLGKVLGMAVLSAGLLGGLAACNDSSETPKSTTASSAAGSTSATPMIGGHPNPAAAYCAQVGGTPVIRTAQDGSQSGQCRLPDGRMVDEWQLFRQAHANNP
- the rplM gene encoding 50S ribosomal protein L13, producing MSMTKTTVSLKPAEVKRDWILIDAEGLVLGRLASLIAARLRGKNKPQFTPNVDCGDAIVVINAEKVALTGNKVGQKLFHYHTGYPGGIKERTITQRLQGHHPDHVVRKAVERMISRGPLQRQQMKNLYVYAGDKHPHEGQNPKKLDVAALNRKNTLSKA
- the rpsI gene encoding 30S ribosomal protein S9; its protein translation is MSETQERNAAAERTGTLQDLAGVSEIVVNTAPVHEVKRDAQGRSYATGRRKDAVARVWIKPGKGDIVVNGRPVTDYFARPVLRMLLTQPFLVVDRYNQFDVFCTVKGGGLSGQAGALRHGISRALTYYEPELRGILKAAGFLTRDSRVVERKKYGRAKARRSFQFSKR
- a CDS encoding branched-chain amino acid aminotransferase → MALFKIERTSSPTPAEARRRLLGLPGFGQVFTDHMALISYSDDQGWHDAKITARRPFQVDPASPVFHYGQEIFEGLKAYHHAPREGEKGVALFRPDANARRFKASARRLAMPELPEELFLQALEELLKVEKDWIPEGEGHSLYLRPFMISDGAFLGVKPANNYVFCVLASPAGSYFSKGAVSVWVSENYTRAAPGGTGEAKCGGNYAGSLVAQQEAKRQGCDQVLFLDSANRRYVEEMGGMNVMFVHRDGHVSTPPLNGTILRGITRDSLLRLGREMGIEMREEPVDIEEVFKGARSGEIVEAFACGTAAALSPIGSFRRPGGEVKFGDGNTPGPVTLKLREKLTGLQRGRYPDPFGWVQPVALD
- a CDS encoding nucleotidyltransferase family protein, which encodes MTSHPHAVLLLAAGGSTRLGRPKQLLPWHGQPLVRQVAQILAGTQPETFVVVTGAHHCEVRHALSGLNWQEAYNSDWQAGLASSLQAGLGQLARSGFTTQGPVLVAMTDQPFLTPAHLQALLKASRQGTGGWRNVVTGYGPPAQTPENGLQRRPPQGVPACLTPDTCARAGHLRGDQGFRNLWLEPPAVIEAPELGLDIDTPADWQEACTRLKRFPNADKNVQAPD
- a CDS encoding XdhC family protein, whose translation is MTGEVQKTLHPPTPLLPDWPEYGLVDDVVPVLRSWQQAGKRAALATLVSIQGPSPRPLGSEMAISSSGEVVGYVSGGCVEGAVATEALNVLQTRKPQLLDYGAGSPVMDLQLACGGRIGIYVRELHDIAAYTQAHETAARDRLQLVVRTDLGNGRMSWKALPHPEAAELAPHPSSGRSPSSTTPFLRFVPPPLRLVLVGGDPITLALAKLAPFFGLQVHLLRPHGPSHPPAFLAAHSYDRRPLSQSLAELAPDPWTAVYSLSHDAETDHSVTCQALASNAFCIGLLGSKSRIPARMERLRHEGFSPAQLARLHLPAGLPLASRTPSGIALSILAEVLQYAPVFQAGYAPDSSDPSDVKAP